The following coding sequences are from one Paenibacillus tundrae window:
- a CDS encoding DHH family phosphoesterase, whose amino-acid sequence MPKFLKKRWHGYYTVWAFIMLLLLVMLVTIYNWTLGLVSLLLASALGIVMIKAELAFRRELNDYINGLSIRIKRMEGEAVGMLPFGIVLYSEDRTVEWHNRFIADMFHEKTMVGNPLQNLFPNLPQPKEKKDGTKELTRELHDEFQLDDRYYGVIHNPQERYVYVYEMTELAILRDKYENERMALGILVLDNLDEAAQGMDDQQRTALIARVTSEITSWAKRYEVYLRRLSSDRYLMMLNFKSLQELEQSRFVILDEVREMTADLKVPMTLSIGLAFGSDSIGEMGELAQSSLDMALGRGGDQAAVKSGQRLSFYGGKSNAVEKRTRVRARVIAHALRDLMQESDRVLVMGHKIPDMDAIGASIGVWKAASLYNVEARIVLDGTNPSIERMMEQVNKDEKLSKAFVSPEQATQMMTEHTLLVVVDTHKASMTMEPKLVQAATRVVVVDHHRRGEEFINDAVLIYLEPYASSAAELVTELLQYIHDKVQFTPLEATALLAGITVDTKHFALHTGSRTFEAAGFLRRSGADTIMIQRLMKEDLSEYIAKAEIIKHAKMVYGNIALAVTDPGSKISQMMIAQVADTLLNMTDVVASFVISERPDGLIGISARSLGRMNVQVVMEKLGGGGHLTNAAVQLEGTLGEAEKRLMNVLAEIEKEEGLFE is encoded by the coding sequence TTGCCTAAATTTCTGAAGAAACGCTGGCACGGCTACTATACCGTATGGGCGTTCATAATGCTGCTATTGCTAGTTATGCTGGTGACCATTTATAACTGGACGCTTGGTTTGGTTAGTCTACTTCTGGCTTCGGCGCTGGGGATCGTCATGATTAAGGCGGAGCTAGCGTTCCGTCGAGAGTTGAATGACTACATTAATGGACTGTCTATTCGGATCAAACGAATGGAAGGCGAAGCTGTAGGTATGCTTCCATTCGGCATTGTGTTGTACAGTGAGGATCGTACGGTAGAGTGGCATAATCGTTTCATTGCAGATATGTTCCATGAAAAAACGATGGTAGGTAACCCGCTCCAAAACTTGTTTCCCAATCTTCCTCAACCAAAAGAGAAAAAAGATGGAACCAAGGAGCTGACCAGGGAACTTCATGATGAATTCCAGTTGGATGACCGGTATTACGGTGTAATCCATAATCCGCAGGAGCGGTATGTATATGTCTACGAGATGACAGAGCTCGCTATTCTTCGTGATAAATATGAAAATGAACGTATGGCACTGGGTATCTTAGTGCTCGATAATCTTGATGAAGCAGCGCAAGGCATGGATGATCAGCAGCGAACCGCGTTAATCGCGCGTGTAACGAGTGAGATCACATCCTGGGCTAAGCGTTATGAGGTATATCTGCGACGCTTGTCATCAGATCGGTATCTTATGATGCTGAACTTTAAGTCGTTGCAAGAGTTGGAGCAGAGCCGATTTGTTATTTTGGATGAAGTCCGTGAAATGACTGCTGACCTCAAAGTCCCAATGACGCTCAGTATCGGTCTAGCTTTTGGATCGGATAGCATTGGAGAAATGGGAGAGCTTGCTCAATCAAGTCTCGATATGGCACTTGGTCGCGGTGGTGACCAGGCTGCCGTGAAGTCAGGACAGCGCTTGTCCTTTTATGGTGGTAAATCAAATGCTGTTGAGAAACGCACACGAGTAAGAGCGAGGGTTATTGCTCATGCCCTGCGTGATCTGATGCAAGAGAGTGACCGTGTGCTCGTTATGGGGCATAAAATTCCGGATATGGATGCAATCGGTGCCTCTATTGGTGTATGGAAGGCAGCTAGTTTATACAATGTGGAAGCGCGAATTGTCCTTGATGGAACGAATCCATCAATTGAACGCATGATGGAGCAAGTGAACAAGGATGAGAAGCTGTCCAAAGCATTTGTATCGCCTGAACAAGCCACGCAGATGATGACCGAGCATACGTTGCTCGTCGTGGTGGATACGCACAAAGCTTCGATGACTATGGAACCGAAATTAGTGCAGGCTGCTACGCGTGTAGTCGTTGTAGATCATCATCGCCGCGGAGAAGAATTTATTAATGATGCAGTACTTATCTACTTGGAGCCATACGCTTCATCGGCTGCGGAGCTAGTGACTGAGCTGTTGCAATATATTCATGACAAAGTGCAATTTACACCCCTTGAAGCAACAGCACTGTTAGCGGGGATTACGGTGGATACGAAGCATTTTGCATTGCATACAGGTTCACGTACATTTGAAGCAGCGGGCTTTTTACGCCGTAGTGGTGCAGACACCATCATGATCCAACGCTTGATGAAAGAGGATCTGTCAGAATATATTGCTAAGGCAGAAATCATAAAGCATGCTAAAATGGTATATGGGAACATTGCGCTGGCGGTCACAGACCCTGGCAGCAAGATTTCACAGATGATGATCGCCCAAGTGGCGGACACATTGCTGAATATGACCGATGTTGTTGCATCATTTGTGATCAGTGAGCGCCCAGATGGGCTAATTGGCATCAGTGCTCGGTCACTGGGACGAATGAATGTACAGGTCGTTATGGAGAAACTTGGCGGCGGCGGACATTTAACCAATGCTGCTGTACAGCTTGAAGGTACGTTGGGAGAGGCAGAAAAACGGCTGATGAACGTACTTGCTGAAATCGAAAAGGAAGAGGGGCTGTTCGAATGA
- a CDS encoding DUF2232 domain-containing protein: MNFSFKSVIWSVVFLLLLLSLITPLSVLTVFFMLVPGVILYAYLSVKSFVVHLIPVAIILFMIEPLYLIFLVVFTVPAIFMGNAIKKGKSALYTFLVGTGAILAEYLLMLLIGSVLFQFNLYEYIEDMVKLATEPLTASDGLVNGFVWTPEMTEDVARRTQLLIPFALVVTALVMSLITHLIARPILNVMGVSVANFPPAREWRMPRALIWYYFLALIFTLMSGENDGSYWSMIAANLSPLINLGFMIQAIGFFFFLSHAKKWNPVIPYLLAAAVFFIGPLRIIGVIDLVFPLREAITKPKR, from the coding sequence TTGAATTTTAGCTTTAAATCAGTTATTTGGAGCGTTGTGTTTCTGCTCTTGTTACTATCGCTTATAACGCCTTTATCGGTGCTCACGGTATTTTTCATGCTCGTACCAGGTGTGATTCTGTATGCGTACCTATCGGTTAAATCGTTTGTCGTGCATCTCATCCCAGTCGCCATAATATTATTTATGATTGAACCGTTGTATCTCATATTCTTAGTTGTGTTTACGGTGCCAGCAATCTTTATGGGGAATGCAATCAAGAAAGGGAAGTCAGCCCTGTATACTTTCTTGGTGGGTACTGGTGCAATATTAGCTGAATACTTGTTGATGTTGCTGATCGGAAGCGTTCTGTTCCAGTTCAACCTGTATGAGTACATTGAGGACATGGTGAAACTGGCTACGGAGCCACTGACAGCTTCAGATGGACTGGTCAATGGATTTGTGTGGACACCTGAAATGACAGAGGATGTGGCCAGACGAACGCAGCTCTTAATTCCGTTCGCTCTCGTAGTGACTGCACTTGTGATGTCGCTCATTACACATCTCATTGCACGTCCAATTCTGAATGTAATGGGTGTGAGTGTAGCTAATTTCCCGCCAGCACGTGAATGGCGCATGCCGCGTGCTCTCATATGGTATTACTTCCTTGCACTGATCTTCACGCTTATGTCTGGCGAGAATGATGGGTCGTATTGGTCGATGATTGCCGCCAACTTGTCCCCATTAATTAATCTCGGCTTCATGATTCAAGCGATAGGCTTCTTCTTCTTCCTCTCTCATGCGAAGAAGTGGAATCCAGTTATACCGTATTTACTTGCGGCAGCGGTCTTCTTCATTGGTCCGCTACGAATTATCGGAGTTATTGATCTGGTGTTCCCGCTTCGCGAGGCAATAACGAAACCAAAACGTTAG
- a CDS encoding CBS domain-containing protein: MNIAFFLLPKQEVTCVTSDSTLRQTLERMEYHRFTAVPILNKEGKYIGTVTEGDLLWYMKNAEGKITFENASKFLLKEVPLRLDIKPVSINANMEDLINLAKVQNFVPVVDDMERFIGIVRRSQIIEYCEGIVAKESMKAK; encoded by the coding sequence ATGAACATCGCATTTTTTTTGCTGCCTAAGCAAGAGGTTACGTGTGTAACATCGGATTCTACTCTGCGGCAAACATTGGAACGGATGGAGTATCATCGCTTCACAGCGGTGCCCATTTTGAATAAGGAAGGCAAATATATAGGTACGGTCACTGAGGGTGATCTATTGTGGTACATGAAGAATGCCGAGGGAAAGATCACATTTGAAAACGCTTCAAAATTTCTCCTTAAGGAAGTACCACTTCGCCTAGATATTAAGCCTGTATCCATTAATGCCAATATGGAGGATCTTATTAACCTGGCTAAGGTTCAGAACTTTGTACCTGTCGTCGATGATATGGAACGCTTTATAGGCATTGTCCGTCGTAGCCAGATCATAGAATATTGTGAAGGCATTGTAGCTAAGGAATCCATGAAGGCAAAATAA
- a CDS encoding MazG-like family protein: MPKELDVAKRAKVIEWLKTEVLDQVSRLFKALWEGSTSRIGDSLASLMMSSYILGRRLGIPFKDLDALLVEKLKKHKSEGHQLEDWYQDISALEDHMRKR, from the coding sequence ATGCCTAAAGAACTGGATGTAGCCAAACGCGCTAAAGTGATTGAGTGGCTGAAAACCGAAGTACTTGACCAAGTGTCTCGATTGTTCAAAGCCTTGTGGGAAGGTAGTACTTCCCGAATCGGAGACAGTCTAGCCAGTCTGATGATGAGTAGTTACATATTGGGCCGCAGGCTCGGTATTCCTTTCAAGGATCTAGATGCACTGCTTGTGGAAAAGCTGAAGAAGCACAAATCGGAAGGTCACCAATTGGAAGATTGGTACCAAGATATATCCGCGCTTGAAGATCATATGCGTAAGAGGTGA
- the dnaB gene encoding replicative DNA helicase: protein MGGEMLFDRIPPQNLEAEQAVLGAILLQGEALITAMERVQTEDFYDKPHQLIFEAMIQLGEGNQPIDLVTLTSLLKDKGELEDIGGVSYLAKLAHGVPTAANVDYYAQIIEEKSMLRRLIRTATQIVSEGYTGGEDVAAMLGEAERRILEISNRRSSSGFIAIQDVLMEVFDKVETLHQNRGTTTGIPSGFIDLDKMTAGFQRSDLIIVAARPSVGKTAFALNIAQNVGIRAQETVAIFSLEMSAAQLVQRMICAEANLDAGVLRTGEFKGDEDWQKLTMGIAALNEADIYIDDTPGITVADIRAKCRRLKKEKGLGMILIDYLQLISGRGKAGENRQQEVSEISRTLKQIGRELEVPVIALSQLSRGVEQRQDKRPMMSDLRESGSIEQDADIVAFLYRDDYYNQETEKKNIIEIIIAKQRNGPVGTVELVFLKNFNKFVNYERAHNDAFAM from the coding sequence ATGGGCGGCGAAATGTTATTCGACCGGATTCCCCCACAGAACCTGGAGGCCGAACAGGCTGTGCTGGGTGCAATCCTGTTGCAGGGCGAAGCTCTGATTACAGCGATGGAACGGGTGCAAACCGAGGATTTCTATGACAAGCCACATCAACTAATTTTTGAAGCGATGATTCAGCTTGGTGAGGGAAATCAACCGATTGACCTCGTGACATTGACTTCGCTTCTGAAGGATAAAGGTGAGCTTGAGGACATCGGCGGCGTTAGTTATTTGGCTAAGCTGGCCCATGGTGTACCTACAGCCGCGAACGTAGACTATTACGCTCAGATTATTGAAGAGAAATCGATGCTGCGTCGTCTGATTCGTACAGCCACGCAGATTGTTAGCGAAGGATATACTGGCGGTGAAGACGTTGCTGCCATGCTCGGTGAAGCAGAACGGCGCATTTTGGAGATCTCTAACCGGCGTTCCAGTAGCGGTTTTATCGCCATTCAGGATGTACTCATGGAGGTATTCGATAAAGTCGAGACGCTCCATCAAAACCGCGGAACCACGACGGGCATCCCGTCTGGATTTATCGATCTCGACAAAATGACTGCCGGATTCCAGCGTAGTGACTTGATTATTGTAGCTGCGCGTCCTTCAGTAGGTAAGACAGCCTTTGCCTTGAATATCGCTCAGAATGTAGGGATTCGCGCGCAAGAGACGGTAGCCATCTTCAGTCTGGAGATGTCAGCCGCACAGCTTGTACAACGGATGATCTGTGCGGAAGCCAATCTAGATGCAGGGGTTCTGCGTACGGGTGAATTTAAAGGTGATGAGGACTGGCAGAAGCTAACGATGGGTATTGCTGCGCTAAACGAAGCAGATATCTATATCGATGATACGCCGGGGATTACGGTGGCCGATATTCGCGCCAAATGCCGTCGTCTCAAAAAGGAAAAAGGCCTTGGCATGATTCTAATCGACTATTTGCAACTCATTAGTGGACGTGGTAAAGCAGGGGAGAACCGTCAACAAGAGGTATCCGAGATTTCACGTACACTGAAACAGATTGGCCGGGAACTGGAAGTTCCGGTTATTGCCCTGTCTCAGTTAAGCCGGGGCGTAGAGCAACGTCAGGATAAACGTCCGATGATGAGTGACTTGCGGGAATCGGGATCGATCGAGCAAGATGCTGACATCGTAGCGTTCCTGTACCGGGATGATTATTACAATCAGGAAACCGAGAAGAAAAATATTATCGAGATTATTATTGCTAAACAGCGTAATGGTCCGGTAGGTACGGTCGAATTGGTCTTCTTGAAGAACTTTAATAAATTCGTAAACTACGAGAGGGCACACAATGACGCCTTCGCCATGTAG
- a CDS encoding adenylosuccinate synthase, whose translation MSTVVVVGTQWGDEGKGKITDYLAETADVVARYQGGNNAGHTILIDNKKYKLTMIPSGIFYTDKACVIGNGMVINPKALIEEINYIHDNDFTTKNLSISERAHIILPYHMVLDALEEESKGPNKIGTTGKGIGPAYMDKSARIGIRMVDLLDAEDFELKLRHLVKEKNRIIEQVYNGQPVDVEEILKDYLGYAEILRPYVRDTSVVLNEYIDEDKKVLFEGAQGVMLDLDQGTYPFVTSSNPSAGGVCIGSGVGPARIQQVIGVAKAYTTRVGDGPFPTELHDAVGDQIRETGHEYGTVTGRPRRVGWFDSVVVRHARRVSGITGLSLNSLDVMTGLDTVKICTGYKYRGEVITHYPASLKMLAECEAVYEEMPGWSEDITGAKKLEDLPVNTQNYVKRVSELTGIPIAIFSVGRNREQTNQVLPIYE comes from the coding sequence ATGTCAACGGTAGTTGTAGTGGGAACGCAATGGGGAGACGAAGGAAAAGGTAAGATTACAGACTATTTAGCAGAAACGGCAGACGTGGTTGCACGTTACCAAGGTGGTAACAATGCAGGTCACACGATTCTGATCGACAACAAAAAATATAAACTAACGATGATTCCATCGGGTATCTTCTACACGGACAAAGCCTGTGTAATCGGTAACGGTATGGTGATCAATCCGAAGGCACTTATTGAAGAAATTAATTACATTCATGATAATGATTTCACAACGAAGAACCTGTCCATCAGTGAACGCGCACATATCATCCTGCCATACCACATGGTATTGGATGCACTGGAAGAAGAGAGCAAAGGTCCAAACAAAATCGGTACAACCGGTAAAGGTATTGGCCCAGCTTACATGGACAAATCAGCTCGAATCGGTATTCGGATGGTTGATCTGCTTGATGCGGAAGATTTCGAACTGAAGCTGCGTCATCTGGTTAAAGAGAAAAACCGCATCATCGAGCAGGTATACAACGGTCAACCTGTTGATGTGGAAGAGATTCTGAAAGATTATCTGGGATACGCAGAGATCCTGCGTCCTTACGTACGTGATACATCTGTTGTGCTCAATGAATATATCGATGAGGACAAAAAAGTATTGTTTGAAGGCGCACAAGGCGTGATGCTCGATCTGGATCAAGGAACATATCCGTTCGTAACTTCATCCAATCCATCCGCAGGCGGCGTATGTATCGGTTCTGGTGTAGGTCCAGCCCGCATTCAGCAAGTTATCGGTGTAGCTAAGGCATACACGACGCGTGTAGGAGATGGTCCTTTCCCAACGGAGCTGCATGATGCGGTTGGTGACCAAATCCGTGAGACTGGACATGAGTACGGTACCGTAACTGGACGTCCGCGTCGTGTAGGTTGGTTCGATAGCGTTGTCGTTCGCCACGCTCGTCGTGTTAGCGGTATTACTGGTCTGTCCTTGAACTCACTGGACGTTATGACAGGTCTGGACACCGTTAAAATCTGCACAGGGTACAAATACCGCGGTGAGGTTATCACTCACTACCCAGCAAGCCTCAAAATGCTGGCAGAATGTGAAGCGGTATATGAAGAAATGCCAGGCTGGAGTGAGGATATCACTGGAGCGAAGAAGCTTGAGGATCTGCCTGTAAACACACAGAACTATGTAAAACGTGTATCTGAGTTGACGGGTATTCCAATTGCGATCTTCTCTGTTGGTCGTAACCGTGAACAAACGAATCAAGTACTTCCAATTTACGAATAA
- a CDS encoding M23 family metallopeptidase encodes MKGFRGIRQPGKNREHEQSGEHRTAEDKNNMSMSNFSVKQKRVQASRKWIITTACGLFIAASIGFAGKQYVAANTVPYYNVIVKGQAIGSITDEAQLQQLFADKTEEYQNKYPQAEMVLNTDGITTETVKAYKPEINSDETLNKLDDMLTAYAKGVELKVNGEVIGIVKDQATADAILEQVQSKYISASAVRSSLKTKSVSANSSKKAEGPSTTLKSVDIKEDVETDAVKADPNKIWDVSEAVKALTVGKDAPVTYVVREGDTISSIAAKYELTQSEIRKNNPGIKETSMQIGDELTLTVPKPAVTVKSVEQVVEQIEIKPQVEVRKSAELKAGTTKVVRPGQSGLKNMQYRITKENGEVVQEEWLGQEVIKSAVTEVVLSGTKVVGEGTGEFAWPVSGATMSSSFGERWGRQHKGVDLVGNRDVKSSDEGVVTFAGQKSGYGNVIIINHRNGYETLYGHLNSIGVKVGQIVEKGESIGVMGNTGRSTGTHLHFEIIKNGTAENPMTYLN; translated from the coding sequence ATGAAAGGTTTCAGAGGCATACGCCAACCGGGCAAAAACCGGGAACACGAACAATCCGGGGAACACCGGACGGCCGAAGACAAAAACAACATGAGCATGTCCAACTTCAGTGTTAAACAGAAGCGCGTTCAAGCCTCGCGCAAATGGATCATCACGACAGCATGTGGATTGTTTATTGCTGCATCGATCGGATTTGCAGGGAAACAGTATGTTGCAGCCAACACGGTTCCATATTATAACGTAATCGTCAAAGGACAGGCTATCGGCAGCATTACAGACGAAGCGCAATTACAGCAGCTATTTGCAGACAAAACAGAGGAATACCAAAATAAATATCCACAAGCGGAAATGGTACTTAATACAGACGGCATTACCACCGAAACGGTAAAAGCATATAAACCGGAGATTAACAGTGATGAAACACTGAATAAACTCGATGATATGCTTACGGCTTACGCTAAAGGCGTGGAGCTGAAGGTCAACGGTGAAGTAATCGGCATTGTGAAGGATCAAGCAACAGCAGATGCGATTCTTGAACAAGTGCAAAGCAAATACATATCGGCATCGGCTGTGCGTAGCTCGCTCAAGACGAAGTCGGTATCGGCGAACTCTTCGAAGAAAGCCGAAGGGCCGAGTACAACGCTGAAATCCGTAGATATCAAAGAAGATGTGGAGACGGATGCAGTTAAGGCAGATCCAAACAAAATATGGGATGTCTCTGAGGCGGTTAAAGCATTAACGGTCGGTAAAGACGCGCCTGTAACCTATGTGGTACGAGAAGGAGATACCATCTCTTCCATCGCTGCCAAATACGAGCTGACACAAAGTGAGATTCGCAAAAACAACCCTGGCATTAAAGAAACGTCTATGCAAATTGGAGACGAGCTGACACTGACCGTTCCCAAACCGGCGGTTACTGTGAAATCAGTCGAACAAGTTGTAGAGCAGATCGAGATCAAGCCACAGGTTGAAGTACGTAAAAGTGCTGAGCTAAAAGCAGGGACAACCAAAGTGGTACGTCCAGGTCAAAGTGGACTGAAAAACATGCAGTATCGAATTACTAAGGAAAATGGCGAAGTTGTTCAAGAGGAATGGCTAGGCCAGGAAGTGATTAAGTCAGCAGTGACCGAAGTCGTTCTTAGCGGTACGAAAGTAGTCGGCGAAGGTACAGGCGAATTCGCATGGCCTGTCTCCGGTGCAACGATGAGCAGCAGCTTCGGTGAACGTTGGGGTCGTCAGCACAAAGGTGTAGACCTTGTTGGTAACCGGGATGTGAAATCCTCGGATGAAGGTGTAGTGACGTTTGCTGGACAGAAGAGCGGATATGGCAATGTTATTATCATTAACCATCGTAACGGGTACGAAACATTATACGGACATCTGAACAGCATTGGTGTTAAAGTTGGACAGATCGTCGAAAAGGGCGAGAGTATCGGTGTAATGGGCAATACTGGACGCTCAACAGGAACGCATCTGCACTTCGAGATTATTAAGAATGGTACGGCAGAGAATCCAATGACATACTTGAACTAG
- a CDS encoding LCP family protein — protein MTRRTKEKKKKRRKGLYITLVSLVVLLIGGYLFRQQLAVAAFDLFLANSVEDQLSRSYVPQEGNNTPDPTVYRKEPFSVLLLGSDKRAYEKTRGRSDTVIYAVVRPKESRVLLVSIPRDTYVQIVGRDANKDGEDDYDKLAHAYAFGGENMSINTVEKFLDADVGYYATINFDGIKRVVDALGGVKLPIEEDIVNKHPDHVQFTIEGGKPIYDGQEALYYVRYREDSDFNRTKRQQIFLNSMANEMLNLNSISKIPELLEIMGDNFQTDMRPSFIVDLAKQVLTQEKPQISSFTILGEGMRKDGIYYGKADEKDVQYAKELITNWMDESTPAGALMIPDRQKIE, from the coding sequence ATGACAAGAAGAACTAAAGAAAAGAAGAAGAAAAGAAGAAAAGGTCTATATATAACTCTCGTTTCGCTCGTGGTTTTGTTGATTGGCGGGTATTTATTCCGTCAGCAGCTAGCTGTTGCTGCATTTGATCTTTTTTTGGCAAATTCAGTTGAAGATCAGTTGTCTCGTTCTTATGTTCCGCAGGAAGGCAATAATACGCCAGATCCGACTGTGTATCGTAAAGAGCCATTTTCCGTACTTCTGCTCGGTTCGGATAAACGCGCGTATGAGAAAACAAGGGGCCGTTCCGATACGGTCATCTATGCGGTTGTTCGTCCTAAGGAATCCCGTGTACTTCTCGTTTCGATCCCACGTGACACGTATGTGCAGATTGTGGGTCGCGATGCGAATAAGGATGGGGAAGACGATTACGATAAACTGGCGCATGCCTACGCATTCGGAGGGGAGAATATGTCCATCAATACGGTGGAGAAATTCTTAGACGCAGATGTAGGGTATTATGCTACCATTAATTTTGATGGAATCAAAAGAGTCGTGGACGCGCTTGGCGGGGTGAAGCTGCCGATTGAAGAGGATATCGTGAATAAACATCCGGATCATGTGCAATTCACCATCGAAGGCGGTAAACCAATCTATGACGGTCAAGAAGCGCTGTACTACGTTCGATATCGTGAGGACAGTGACTTTAATCGTACCAAGCGGCAGCAGATATTCCTGAACTCGATGGCGAATGAGATGCTGAATCTCAATTCAATCTCTAAAATTCCAGAGCTACTGGAGATTATGGGAGATAACTTCCAGACAGATATGCGTCCATCCTTTATCGTTGATCTGGCGAAACAGGTGCTGACACAAGAGAAACCACAAATTTCTAGCTTCACGATTCTAGGTGAAGGTATGCGCAAAGACGGGATCTACTATGGTAAAGCGGATGAGAAAGACGTCCAATATGCCAAAGAGCTGATTACCAACTGGATGGATGAATCGACCCCAGCCGGCGCCTTGATGATACCAGACCGGCAGAAGATCGAGTAA
- the rplI gene encoding 50S ribosomal protein L9, producing MKVIFIKDMKGQGKKGQVKEVSEGYAQNFLLPRGIARLATDGNMKTLDNQNAAEERRKQEEKAEAEALGKKLESEVTELKAKSGEGGRLFGAITSKQIAEALAAKGLKIDKRKIELDEPIRTLGVTQVSVKIHPEVKATLKVQVTEE from the coding sequence ATGAAGGTCATTTTTATAAAAGATATGAAGGGTCAAGGCAAGAAAGGGCAAGTGAAGGAAGTATCTGAAGGTTATGCACAGAACTTCTTGTTACCACGGGGAATTGCTCGTCTTGCAACAGACGGAAACATGAAGACGCTGGACAACCAGAATGCGGCTGAAGAGAGACGCAAACAGGAAGAGAAGGCAGAAGCAGAAGCACTAGGCAAAAAACTCGAATCAGAAGTGACAGAGCTTAAAGCGAAGTCCGGCGAAGGTGGCCGTCTGTTCGGTGCAATTACATCTAAACAGATCGCAGAAGCTCTTGCAGCTAAAGGTCTGAAAATCGATAAGCGTAAAATTGAGTTGGACGAGCCTATTCGTACTCTCGGTGTAACGCAAGTATCTGTCAAGATTCACCCTGAAGTGAAGGCAACCTTGAAGGTACAAGTAACGGAGGAATAA
- the yycF gene encoding response regulator YycF, with translation MQGKILVVDDEQPIADILKFNLEKEGYEVICAFDGIRAVELALAEKPDLMLLDLMLPGKDGMDVCREVRAHLEMPIIMLTAKDGEIDKVLGLELGADDYVTKPFSTRELLARVKAQMRRRQKPAIATEAQEDEKQVMRLFDLVFDMDMYTAYKGGEPLDLTHREYELLYYMAKHSGKVMTREHLLQAVWGYEYFGDVRTVDVTIRRLREKIEENPSKPETILTRRGLGYLVRSPKSVGI, from the coding sequence ATGCAGGGGAAGATTTTGGTCGTGGACGATGAACAGCCTATTGCAGACATTCTGAAGTTTAATTTGGAAAAAGAGGGATATGAAGTCATCTGCGCTTTCGATGGGATTCGTGCCGTCGAACTGGCGTTAGCCGAGAAACCGGATCTCATGCTACTCGATCTGATGTTACCAGGCAAGGATGGAATGGATGTATGCCGTGAGGTGCGTGCACATCTGGAAATGCCAATCATTATGCTGACCGCGAAGGACGGCGAGATTGATAAGGTGCTCGGTCTGGAGCTAGGTGCAGATGATTATGTAACGAAGCCTTTCAGCACAAGAGAGCTGCTTGCACGGGTGAAGGCGCAGATGCGCAGAAGGCAGAAGCCGGCTATTGCGACGGAAGCGCAAGAGGATGAGAAGCAGGTTATGCGGCTGTTCGACTTGGTGTTTGATATGGACATGTATACAGCGTACAAAGGCGGAGAGCCGCTGGATCTGACCCACCGTGAATATGAACTTCTCTATTACATGGCGAAGCATTCGGGCAAGGTGATGACACGGGAACATCTGTTACAGGCGGTATGGGGATATGAATATTTCGGGGATGTGCGTACTGTGGATGTAACGATCCGTCGTCTGCGCGAGAAGATTGAGGAGAATCCGAGCAAACCGGAGACGATTCTGACGCGCCGTGGATTAGGTTATCTGGTGCGTAGTCCCAAAAGCG